A genomic region of Candidatus Methylomirabilis tolerans contains the following coding sequences:
- a CDS encoding response regulator codes for MTRDAILIVEDHEVSRELAVALLTAAGYTVLEAEDGRGLLDRVKRERPSLILMDLQLPHIDGFTLTRQIKADAETCQIPVLAATAYAQPEQEIKALEAGCVGYLTKPLDVQTLLKTVARLLDH; via the coding sequence ATGACACGGGATGCGATCCTGATCGTGGAGGACCACGAGGTGAGTCGCGAGCTGGCGGTAGCGCTCTTAACCGCGGCCGGCTATACCGTTCTGGAGGCCGAGGACGGTCGCGGCCTGCTCGATAGGGTCAAGCGCGAGCGCCCCAGCCTTATCCTCATGGACCTTCAACTCCCCCACATCGACGGCTTTACCCTCACCCGGCAGATCAAGGCCGATGCTGAGACGTGTCAGATCCCGGTTCTGGCGGCAACTGCCTATGCCCAGCCGGAGCAAGAGATAAAGGCTCTGGAGGCCGGGTGCGTTGGCTACCTCACCAAACCTCTTGATGTCCAGACTCTTCTGAAGACCGTCGCGCGCCTACTGGACCACTGA